The following coding sequences lie in one Tachysurus fulvidraco isolate hzauxx_2018 chromosome 19, HZAU_PFXX_2.0, whole genome shotgun sequence genomic window:
- the asb13a.2 gene encoding ankyrin repeat and SOCS box protein 13 has protein sequence MCLTLVMEVEAARPYFFGDIGFWSERTEVHKAAYQGQVSHLQSLIQSGASVNIVAVDSITPLHEAAIRGQVQCVRLLLDAGAQVDARNVDGSTPLCEACSAGSSECVQLLLEYGADVNTALTSRTTSPLHEACIGGNAECVKLVIANGASLETYDLYNGTPLHVACANQHLECVKVLLNAGANVNAVRLHETALHHAAKANNAEIIKLLVEFGANIYAKDKYERKPVDYTRHDTPAALCLLLYESCPLTLQQLSRITLRRVLGTRALQAVTKLNLPNFIICYLSYL, from the exons ATGTGTTTAACGCTAGTGATGGAGGTGGAAGCAGCAAGACCATATTTTTTTGGTGATATCG GCTTCTGGTCAGAAAGGACAGAGGTCCACAAGGCTGCGTATCAAGGCCAGGTGTCCCATCTGCAGAGTCTGATCCAGAGTGGGGCTTCAGTGAATATCGTGGCTGTCGACTCCATCACTCCTCTCCATGAGGCAGCTATTCGTGGAcaggtgcagtgtgtgaggcTGCTGCTGGACGCTGGCGCACAG GTAGATGCGAGGAACGTGGACGGCAGCACTCCTCTGTGTGAGGCCTGTTCTGCTGGGAGCTCTGAATGCGTGCAGCTTCTCCTCGAGTACGGGGCAGATGTTAACACCGCCCTTACCTCTCGCACCACCTCCCCACTACACGAGGCATGCATAGGAG GAAACGCAGAATGCGTAAAGCTCGTAATAGCAAACGGTGCGAGTCTGGAAACCTATGATCTGTACAACGGCACTCCTCTTCATGTAGCCTGCGCTAACCAGCACCTGGAGTGTGTCAAGGTGCTACTTAATGCAG gaGCAAATGTAAACGCAGTACGCCTTCATGAGACGGCGCTTCACCATGCAGCCAAGGCCAACAACGCAGAAATAATCAAGCTTCTAGTGGAGTTCGGGGCAAACATCTACGCCAAAGACAAATATGAGAGGAAACCTGTGGACTACACCAGGCATGATACACCAGCTGCTCTCTGTCTACTGCTTTACGAGA gttgtcctCTGACTCTACAGCAGCTGAGTCGTATCACACTGAGGCGTGTCCTGGGCACTAGAGCGCTTCAGGCTGTCACCAAACTAAACCTTCCTAATTTCATCATCTGCTACCTTTCATACCTGTGA